In Pseudostreptobacillus hongkongensis, the following proteins share a genomic window:
- a CDS encoding CPBP family intramembrane glutamic endopeptidase, which translates to MKITLKTGILSLLGILIVQILSGFIWGFLSAFGHNADLILIMGIFNIIYAFILILKFRKKGDKIFDLKKINLIQIVIVIFIGIMLSLFSHYYTEFFNVTAKNQQTIEEMAKNSNIIALILTLVISAPLIEELVFRKILFNVTKNKVIGLIISSLLFALLHDFSDPKSIFIYFVMGLTFGGVYYKTGSIELSMLVHFVNNLIAAIGLLYK; encoded by the coding sequence TTGAAAATTACATTAAAAACAGGAATTTTATCTCTATTAGGAATTTTGATAGTACAAATTCTTTCAGGGTTTATATGGGGATTTTTAAGTGCTTTTGGGCATAATGCAGATCTAATTTTAATAATGGGGATATTTAATATAATTTATGCTTTTATCTTAATTTTAAAATTCAGAAAAAAAGGTGATAAAATATTTGATTTAAAAAAAATAAATTTAATTCAAATAGTTATTGTTATATTTATAGGTATAATGTTAAGTTTATTTTCACATTATTATACAGAGTTTTTTAATGTTACAGCTAAAAATCAACAAACTATAGAGGAAATGGCTAAGAATAGCAATATAATCGCATTAATATTAACTTTAGTTATATCAGCTCCTCTTATAGAAGAATTGGTATTTAGAAAAATATTATTTAATGTCACTAAAAATAAGGTGATTGGTCTAATTATATCTTCTTTATTATTTGCACTATTACATGATTTCAGTGATCCAAAGTCAATTTTTATTTATTTTGTAATGGGGCTTACATTCGGGGGAGTGTATTATAAAACGGGATCTATAGAACTTTCTATGTTAGTTCATTTTGTAAATAACTTAATAGCAGCTATAGGATTATTATATAAATAA
- a CDS encoding amino acid ABC transporter ATP-binding protein: MSIINIYNLKKSFGNREILKGVSFNVDESEVVSIIGSSGSGKSTLLRCINMLEEFDSGEIYYHNKDILHKEISVNEYRSKVGMVFQQFNLFDNLNVLDNCILAPMNVLGISKEEARERAIKNLEKVGMDKYINAKPKQLSGGQKQRVAIARALCMNPEVLLFDEPTSALDPEMVGEVLKVMKELANEGLTMIIVTHEMEFAKEVSDRIVFMDQGIIEEEGTSEEIFTSPKSLRTREFLSRVLK; encoded by the coding sequence ATGAGTATAATTAATATATATAATTTGAAAAAATCATTTGGAAATAGAGAAATTTTAAAAGGTGTAAGCTTTAACGTTGATGAAAGTGAAGTTGTATCTATAATAGGATCATCAGGAAGTGGTAAATCAACTTTATTAAGATGTATAAATATGTTAGAAGAATTTGATAGTGGAGAGATATATTATCATAATAAAGATATATTACATAAAGAGATTTCTGTTAATGAATATAGAAGTAAAGTTGGTATGGTGTTTCAACAATTTAATCTTTTTGATAATTTAAACGTATTAGATAATTGTATACTAGCACCTATGAATGTTTTAGGAATAAGTAAAGAAGAAGCTAGAGAACGTGCAATTAAAAATTTAGAAAAGGTTGGAATGGATAAATATATAAATGCAAAACCTAAACAATTATCAGGTGGACAAAAACAAAGAGTTGCAATAGCTCGTGCATTATGTATGAATCCAGAAGTATTATTATTTGATGAACCAACATCAGCACTAGATCCAGAAATGGTTGGAGAAGTTTTAAAAGTTATGAAAGAATTAGCAAATGAAGGATTAACTATGATAATAGTTACTCATGAAATGGAATTTGCAAAAGAAGTATCAGATAGAATAGTATTTATGGATCAAGGAATAATAGAAGAAGAAGGTACAAGTGAAGAAATTTTCACTAGTCCTAAGAGCTTAAGAACAAGAGAATTTTTATCAAGAGTTTTAAAGTAA
- the trmB gene encoding tRNA (guanosine(46)-N7)-methyltransferase TrmB: MGKKELWEYFFEKPKKHYNKYMFEMPNYPDYLIYDDEYIVNSKGNWSKVFGNNNPIYLEIGSGSANFTNNMALREKDINFLGVELRFKRLIQAARKAEKLQLENLKFLKKRVDSLKEFIGENELDGLYINFPDPWEGEEHKRIFGEKLISDLNLVLKKNGKIYFKTDHLQYYLDILELINSIDGYSVVYHTDDLHNSPYDETNIKTEFENLFLSKHNMNIKYIEIIKEK, translated from the coding sequence ATGGGAAAAAAAGAATTATGGGAATATTTTTTTGAAAAACCTAAAAAACACTATAACAAATATATGTTTGAAATGCCTAATTATCCAGATTATTTAATTTATGATGATGAGTATATAGTAAATTCTAAAGGAAACTGGAGTAAAGTATTTGGTAATAATAATCCAATATATTTAGAGATAGGTAGTGGAAGTGCGAATTTTACTAATAATATGGCATTAAGAGAAAAGGATATAAACTTTTTAGGTGTAGAATTAAGATTCAAAAGATTAATTCAAGCAGCTAGAAAAGCAGAAAAACTACAATTAGAAAATTTGAAATTTCTAAAAAAAAGAGTAGATAGCCTTAAGGAGTTTATAGGTGAAAATGAATTAGATGGATTATATATTAATTTTCCAGATCCTTGGGAAGGTGAAGAACATAAGAGAATATTTGGAGAAAAATTAATATCTGATTTAAATTTAGTACTTAAAAAAAATGGTAAAATTTATTTTAAAACTGATCATTTACAATATTATTTAGATATATTAGAATTAATAAATAGTATTGATGGTTATTCTGTAGTTTATCATACTGATGATCTACATAATTCACCATATGATGAGACTAATATTAAGACTGAATTTGAAAATTTATTTTTATCAAAACATAATATGAATATTAAATATATTGAAATAATAAAAGAAAAATAA
- a CDS encoding AAA family ATPase, translating into MEKYVKVLNNIASTLDAMTFSGGEIIRLANGITDENDSEKSTIALLKQINIIVDSEDYTKEIKHVVAALRNSIIEYYGYKRLIEICNKEKQNREPEDKRSLQDLLAELNALVGLKSVKEKVNNLIAYQKVQKLRRENNLHSSKNTLHLAFTGNPGTGKTTVARIVGRIYKEIGLLSNGHFVEVSRTDLIAGYQGQTALKVKSVIEKAKGGVLFIDEAYSITENENSDSYGKECLTELTKALEDYRDDLVVIVAGYTEPMNQFFESNPGLKSRFNTFIEFEDYSSEELYDILLSICKVNDYKIAEPAEQIIREYLTMIVTEKSDNFANGRMVRNLYDDLVMNHARRVVQLENPQFEDLSTVIVEDFSVNNK; encoded by the coding sequence ATGGAAAAGTATGTAAAAGTGCTGAATAATATTGCATCAACATTGGACGCTATGACATTTTCAGGTGGAGAAATCATTCGTCTTGCAAATGGAATTACAGATGAAAACGATAGTGAAAAATCAACAATTGCCTTGTTAAAACAAATCAATATAATAGTAGATTCTGAAGATTATACAAAAGAAATAAAACATGTCGTAGCCGCTCTAAGAAATAGCATTATTGAGTATTATGGTTATAAGAGACTTATTGAGATTTGCAATAAAGAAAAACAAAATAGAGAACCAGAAGATAAACGCTCACTACAAGATTTGCTTGCTGAATTGAATGCACTTGTTGGTCTCAAAAGTGTTAAGGAAAAAGTTAACAACTTGATTGCATATCAAAAAGTTCAAAAGCTACGTAGAGAAAATAATTTACATTCCTCAAAGAACACTTTGCATTTAGCATTTACCGGAAACCCAGGTACAGGAAAAACTACTGTTGCTAGAATTGTTGGAAGAATTTATAAAGAAATCGGTTTGTTATCAAATGGTCATTTTGTGGAGGTTTCCAGAACAGACTTAATCGCAGGATATCAAGGACAAACAGCACTAAAGGTCAAATCTGTTATTGAAAAAGCAAAAGGTGGTGTTTTGTTTATTGATGAGGCATATAGTATTACTGAAAATGAGAATTCCGATTCTTACGGAAAAGAATGTCTTACAGAACTAACGAAAGCTTTGGAAGATTATAGAGATGACTTGGTTGTAATTGTTGCTGGTTATACCGAACCAATGAATCAGTTTTTTGAATCGAATCCTGGACTGAAATCTAGATTTAATACGTTTATCGAATTTGAAGATTATTCATCAGAAGAACTATATGACATTTTATTGAGTATTTGCAAAGTAAACGACTATAAGATTGCTGAGCCTGCAGAACAGATTATCAGAGAATATTTAACAATGATTGTTACAGAGAAAAGTGATAATTTTGCAAATGGCCGTATGGTAAGAAATCTGTATGATGATCTAGTAATGAATCATGCAAGAAGAGTCGTTCAATTAGAAAATCCTCAATTTGAGGACTTATCAACTGTTATTGTAGAAGATTTCTCAGTGAATAATAAATGA
- a CDS encoding FHA domain-containing protein has product MIRYINKVLKDKKEEYIKELEIIRYKDNKKEVNKLILKDDENFDIETWDISNKTNIIIGKNSIDNKVDIDFSNHEYSYLVSRIHAILNKVEDTWYFEDLESKNGSGIEKLNGIKEKSIPLVPYKLEVGDIICIGVIRILVN; this is encoded by the coding sequence ATGATAAGGTATATTAATAAAGTACTTAAAGATAAAAAAGAAGAATATATTAAAGAGCTTGAAATAATAAGATATAAAGATAATAAAAAGGAAGTAAATAAACTTATATTAAAAGATGATGAAAATTTTGATATTGAAACTTGGGATATAAGTAATAAAACAAATATAATCATAGGTAAAAATTCGATAGATAATAAGGTTGATATAGATTTTTCAAATCATGAATATTCATATTTAGTAAGTCGCATACATGCAATTTTAAATAAGGTAGAAGATACATGGTATTTTGAAGATTTAGAATCTAAAAATGGAAGTGGTATAGAAAAGTTAAACGGAATTAAGGAAAAATCTATACCATTAGTACCATATAAATTAGAGGTGGGGGATATAATATGTATAGGAGTTATAAGAATATTGGTAAATTAA
- a CDS encoding recombinase zinc beta ribbon domain-containing protein: MNKGKDTHAHLFSGIVKCPICEVGIFGNKCIKKKKDGTKYKDFYYYGCKHRHMIIGHKCTYNKQIRQVLLDDAVTEVIIKIVSNLKFASMMQEKINMKVEPLK; encoded by the coding sequence ATGAATAAAGGGAAAGATACACACGCACATCTGTTTTCAGGAATTGTAAAATGTCCGATATGTGAAGTGGGAATATTTGGAAACAAGTGTATCAAGAAAAAGAAAGATGGTACAAAGTATAAAGATTTTTATTACTATGGCTGTAAACATAGGCATATGATAATAGGTCATAAATGTACTTACAATAAACAAATCAGACAAGTATTGTTAGATGATGCAGTTACTGAGGTAATTATAAAGATAGTAAGCAATCTCAAATTTGCTTCTATGATGCAAGAAAAAATTAACATGAAGGTAGAACCTCTGAAATAG
- a CDS encoding protein kinase domain-containing protein, whose product MEIINLDLKTEYEIKDNYFVKSYYGDNEILNTMFNSEILFETYISKYSRGISPKIKSIYRHKDLKKIYFEKIDGLNLSEVNLSKYSFKDKLLLYYKILNVFEKLHSIGVIHNDISLKNIMLSGDQIYIVDFSESLFLFGKNELKRYISYTEPYAAIEKYSKYNKSTFYTDIYSLTAIFYYIIFEKEIDVAYINNIRSIKYKDKKIEKFLKRGLSSNYKQRFKNIFVMKNIIGSIIEEI is encoded by the coding sequence TTGGAAATAATAAATTTAGACTTAAAAACAGAATATGAAATTAAAGATAATTATTTTGTTAAAAGTTATTATGGAGATAATGAAATCTTAAATACAATGTTTAATTCTGAAATATTATTTGAAACATATATTTCTAAATATAGTAGAGGTATTAGTCCTAAGATAAAAAGTATTTATAGACATAAAGATTTAAAAAAAATATATTTTGAAAAAATAGATGGTCTTAATCTAAGTGAAGTAAATTTAAGTAAATATAGTTTTAAAGACAAATTGTTACTTTATTATAAGATATTAAATGTATTTGAAAAGCTACATTCAATAGGTGTAATACATAATGATATAAGTTTAAAGAATATAATGTTATCTGGTGATCAAATATATATAGTAGATTTTTCTGAATCATTATTTTTATTCGGTAAAAATGAATTAAAAAGGTATATATCATATACTGAACCTTATGCTGCTATAGAAAAATATTCTAAATATAATAAGAGTACATTTTATACAGACATTTATAGTTTAACAGCTATATTTTATTATATTATTTTTGAAAAGGAAATAGATGTTGCATATATTAATAATATTAGATCTATTAAATATAAGGATAAAAAAATAGAAAAATTTTTAAAAAGAGGACTTTCTAGTAATTATAAGCAAAGATTTAAAAATATATTTGTAATGAAAAACATAATAGGTAGTATAATTGAAGAAATATAA
- a CDS encoding ABC transporter permease subunit (The N-terminal region of this protein, as described by TIGR01726, is a three transmembrane segment that identifies a subfamily of ABC transporter permease subunits, which specificities that include histidine, arginine, glutamine, glutamate, L-cystine (sic), the opines (in Agrobacterium) octopine and nopaline, etc.), translated as MKKKIFIILMLVMSIFSFSDTDVLRVGMEAGYAPFNWFQNTDANGAVKIESGYAGGYDVEIAKLIAKKLNKKLEIVQSDWDSLLGPALNSDKIDLVIAGMSPTKERRENLEFTSPYYESDLVVVVRKDSKYINAKKLDDLKGAKITAQLNTFHYNVIDQIKDVDKQSASDNFSTMLVALESGKIDGYISEKPGAISAKASNPDISFIEFDKDSGFKYERDDVNIAIGLKKGNTELRDEVDEALKSISKETREKLMQNAIKNQPNSESNNEVLPTTFFQWIKYFIVNYWKDFLRGTWITIYLSLVGTIVGFFIGLILSLIRDPRNINKHSIASKTIFNLFKYLIEIYVTIIRGTPMIVQAIIFYYGFSQITGFNIPAMTSALIIVSYNTGAYITEIIRGGIDSIDKGQYEAAQALGMTHFNIMRKVVLPQAIKNTLPSVANEFIINIKDTSVLFSIGVTELFTTSKSIVGTHVRYYEVFMITCVIYFVLTFTLSKLFRYLENKLAGNSEYEIVE; from the coding sequence ATGAAAAAGAAAATTTTTATTATATTAATGCTAGTTATGTCAATATTCAGTTTTTCGGATACTGATGTATTAAGGGTAGGAATGGAAGCTGGTTATGCTCCATTTAACTGGTTTCAGAATACAGATGCAAATGGTGCTGTAAAAATAGAATCAGGATATGCAGGAGGATATGATGTTGAAATAGCTAAATTAATTGCTAAAAAATTAAATAAGAAATTAGAAATAGTTCAAAGTGATTGGGATTCACTTTTAGGACCGGCACTTAATTCTGATAAGATTGATTTAGTTATTGCTGGAATGTCACCAACTAAAGAAAGAAGAGAAAATTTAGAATTTACTTCACCTTATTATGAATCAGATTTAGTGGTAGTTGTAAGAAAAGATTCTAAATATATAAATGCAAAAAAACTTGATGATTTAAAAGGTGCAAAGATTACTGCCCAATTAAATACTTTTCACTATAATGTAATTGATCAGATTAAAGATGTAGATAAACAAAGTGCAAGTGATAATTTTTCAACTATGCTTGTAGCTTTAGAATCAGGTAAAATAGATGGATATATTTCAGAAAAGCCAGGTGCAATATCTGCTAAAGCATCTAATCCAGATATTAGTTTTATAGAATTTGATAAAGATTCAGGATTTAAATATGAAAGAGACGATGTAAATATAGCTATAGGTCTTAAAAAAGGAAATACAGAATTAAGAGATGAAGTTGACGAAGCATTAAAATCAATAAGTAAGGAAACTAGAGAAAAATTAATGCAAAATGCAATTAAAAATCAGCCAAACTCAGAATCAAATAATGAAGTATTGCCGACAACATTTTTTCAATGGATAAAGTATTTTATTGTTAATTATTGGAAAGATTTCTTAAGAGGTACATGGATAACTATATATTTATCACTTGTTGGTACAATAGTTGGATTCTTTATAGGTTTAATATTATCTTTAATTAGAGATCCTAGAAATATAAATAAACACTCTATTGCTTCAAAAACAATTTTTAATTTATTTAAGTACTTAATTGAAATATATGTTACTATAATTCGTGGTACTCCTATGATAGTTCAAGCTATAATATTCTATTATGGATTTTCACAAATTACAGGATTTAATATACCTGCTATGACTTCTGCTTTAATTATAGTTTCATATAATACTGGAGCATATATAACTGAAATAATAAGAGGGGGTATAGATTCAATAGATAAAGGTCAATATGAAGCAGCCCAAGCTCTTGGAATGACTCATTTTAATATAATGAGAAAAGTAGTTCTGCCACAAGCTATAAAAAACACATTACCTTCTGTAGCTAATGAGTTCATAATTAATATTAAAGATACTTCAGTTCTATTTTCTATAGGAGTTACTGAGTTATTTACAACTTCTAAGTCTATAGTTGGTACACATGTTAGATATTATGAAGTATTTATGATAACTTGTGTTATATATTTTGTTTTAACATTTACTTTATCTAAATTATTTAGATATTTAGAAAATAAATTAGCTGGAAACAGTGAATATGAGATAGTGGAGTAG
- a CDS encoding transcriptional regulator — MQIIEQTNRTILFEKFNDSKYNILTLIGDVDNLESLEDEKVEEINKYLLVSSFDEFIEKFDPCIYSYMDVENRKIAYSLVKNPNIPDNLYTTIHINNENSFIKMLSTLMENRKNIDLKNIDFKYEDILELISPRKIINDIKQTRKEINYLYSKYAELSDDNPKKLDIGDSLNYKFSLASKNYNNVLSMLPLAIEDIKTRLSIGEDKNQISVDNIKLGYLEFSDKGELEFIENTFEKEKPKLLTNNSQELSLIFKEDYMTNTENPKEYIADLVSRTFVPITMSNVDINIENEVNNYNQYLELYKQSQEDFIKSARSLIEKIIGVKLFFEQYDITQKFMTPKLLITNIENEMLISPKSKEKLEKYLNTVNGKNEFTNTIWFAIYPNISLKEEYAKNNKRIFKNNNTINNSDTNSIENLSNIMDILSKYRIQVYVSFERGNDTSFDSLSISGIEKYVSKTKLVENKKYSEYIIPVIPNFTIIPKDKSGIKLDRKAIFINDKIEFSDNKLDEVEFFINGIYVDSSYIAAGICGAYQCPIFLKQKFRNVLSNNPGVRFNIEENDNGYIVKTTMAREISGFTNNIKERINSDNYGFIFASELGHINNDKITNITVYKARNLLKSQNGYYEPIYKTLTTTYIERIIRYITNDFKSDKLNYFFSNSPTSQKSIWLKEVNYINSIIKKGDDISHNIDIENNTCQLNFTFAGEIKNLKIEINKNI, encoded by the coding sequence ATGCAAATAATAGAGCAAACAAATAGAACAATTCTATTTGAAAAATTTAATGATAGTAAGTATAACATACTTACACTTATAGGGGATGTTGATAATTTAGAAAGTTTAGAAGATGAAAAGGTAGAAGAAATAAACAAATATCTATTAGTATCAAGTTTTGATGAATTTATAGAAAAGTTTGATCCATGTATATATAGTTATATGGATGTTGAAAATAGAAAGATAGCTTATAGTTTAGTAAAGAATCCAAATATACCAGATAATTTATATACTACCATACATATAAACAATGAGAATTCATTTATTAAAATGTTATCAACTTTAATGGAAAATCGTAAAAATATAGATTTAAAAAATATAGATTTTAAATATGAAGATATTTTAGAACTTATATCACCAAGAAAGATAATCAATGATATAAAGCAAACTAGAAAAGAAATAAATTATCTATATTCTAAATATGCTGAATTATCTGATGATAATCCCAAAAAACTAGATATAGGTGATAGTTTAAATTACAAGTTTTCTTTAGCATCTAAAAATTATAATAATGTGCTTTCTATGCTGCCTTTAGCAATAGAAGATATAAAAACAAGATTATCCATAGGAGAAGATAAAAATCAAATTTCTGTAGATAATATTAAATTAGGATATTTAGAATTTAGTGATAAGGGAGAACTTGAATTTATAGAAAATACATTTGAAAAAGAAAAACCTAAATTATTAACTAATAATAGTCAAGAATTATCTTTAATTTTTAAAGAAGATTATATGACAAATACTGAAAATCCTAAGGAATATATTGCAGATTTAGTAAGTAGAACTTTTGTTCCAATTACTATGTCTAATGTTGATATTAATATTGAAAATGAAGTTAATAACTATAATCAATATCTTGAATTGTATAAACAAAGTCAGGAAGACTTTATTAAATCAGCTAGATCACTTATAGAAAAAATAATAGGAGTTAAATTATTCTTTGAACAATATGATATTACTCAAAAATTTATGACACCTAAGTTATTAATAACTAATATTGAAAATGAAATGTTAATATCACCAAAATCTAAAGAAAAATTAGAAAAATATTTAAATACAGTAAATGGTAAAAATGAATTTACCAATACAATTTGGTTTGCTATATATCCTAATATTAGTTTAAAGGAAGAATATGCTAAAAATAATAAAAGAATATTTAAAAATAACAATACTATAAATAATAGTGATACAAATAGTATTGAAAATTTATCTAATATTATGGACATTTTATCAAAATATAGAATACAAGTATATGTTAGTTTTGAAAGAGGAAATGATACAAGTTTTGATAGTCTATCTATTTCTGGTATAGAAAAATATGTAAGTAAAACAAAACTTGTAGAAAATAAGAAGTATTCAGAATATATAATACCGGTTATACCGAATTTTACTATAATCCCTAAAGATAAGTCAGGTATAAAACTTGATAGAAAAGCTATATTTATTAACGATAAAATTGAATTTTCAGATAATAAATTAGATGAAGTTGAGTTTTTTATTAATGGAATATATGTAGATTCTTCATATATAGCTGCGGGTATTTGTGGAGCATATCAATGTCCTATATTTTTAAAACAAAAATTTAGAAATGTTTTATCAAATAATCCGGGAGTAAGATTTAATATAGAAGAAAATGATAATGGGTATATAGTAAAAACAACTATGGCAAGAGAAATTAGTGGATTTACCAATAATATAAAAGAAAGAATAAATTCAGATAATTATGGATTTATATTTGCTTCAGAATTAGGACATATTAATAACGATAAAATAACTAATATTACCGTATATAAAGCAAGGAATTTACTAAAAAGTCAAAATGGTTATTATGAGCCTATATATAAAACTTTGACTACTACATACATTGAAAGAATAATAAGATATATAACAAATGACTTTAAAAGTGATAAATTAAATTATTTTTTCTCGAATAGTCCGACTAGTCAAAAAAGTATTTGGTTAAAAGAAGTAAATTATATAAACTCAATAATTAAAAAAGGGGATGATATTTCACATAATATTGATATAGAAAATAATACTTGTCAACTTAATTTTACATTTGCTGGAGAAATTAAGAATCTTAAAATTGAAATAAATAAAAATATATAA
- a CDS encoding septal ring lytic transglycosylase RlpA family protein — protein sequence MKKLLTILLVSGISIISFAANEKNSSSHLEDVSIKEKLVNELLVNEKVEEKGKPLEDEKKEKGVNYQTGGASFYGEKWNGRFTASGQKFNTEHLTAAHKTLPFGTRVRVTNLSNNKSVVVTINDRGPFVKGRVIDLSKAAFREIENISKGVTKVKLEILGK from the coding sequence ATGAAAAAATTACTAACTATTTTGTTAGTTTCAGGGATTTCAATAATTTCTTTTGCAGCTAATGAAAAAAATAGTAGTAGTCATTTAGAAGATGTTTCAATTAAGGAAAAGTTAGTAAATGAACTTTTAGTTAATGAGAAGGTCGAAGAAAAAGGTAAACCGTTAGAAGATGAAAAAAAAGAAAAAGGTGTTAATTACCAAACTGGAGGTGCATCATTTTATGGAGAGAAATGGAATGGTAGATTCACAGCTAGTGGTCAAAAATTTAACACTGAACATTTAACAGCAGCACATAAAACATTACCTTTTGGTACTCGTGTTAGAGTTACTAATTTAAGTAATAATAAGAGTGTAGTTGTAACAATCAATGATAGAGGGCCTTTTGTTAAAGGAAGAGTTATTGATTTAAGTAAAGCAGCCTTTAGAGAAATTGAAAATATTTCTAAAGGAGTAACAAAAGTAAAATTAGAAATTTTAGGTAAATAA
- a CDS encoding FHA domain-containing protein, which translates to MKLVKCKSGHMYNEQAHNECPYCNTSKILSTIMEKSPVILKSESKTISYWIKETAIAPVVGWLVCISGSEKGRDFRIINERNFIGRSEEMHIQIPNDINVARKNHCSISYNPKQRIFVLSPGESSSLVYLQGKALYETKQIYNQDLIEIGENKFIFIALCGENFDWNING; encoded by the coding sequence ATGAAACTTGTAAAATGTAAAAGTGGGCATATGTATAATGAGCAAGCACATAATGAATGTCCTTATTGTAATACAAGTAAAATATTATCAACTATAATGGAAAAGTCCCCAGTGATTTTGAAAAGTGAAAGTAAGACCATATCTTATTGGATAAAAGAAACAGCAATTGCTCCAGTTGTAGGTTGGTTGGTATGTATTTCTGGTAGTGAAAAAGGAAGAGATTTTAGAATAATTAATGAAAGAAATTTTATTGGAAGAAGTGAGGAAATGCATATTCAAATTCCTAATGATATTAATGTGGCAAGAAAAAATCATTGTTCTATAAGCTATAACCCAAAACAAAGAATTTTTGTTTTAAGTCCAGGTGAGAGTAGTTCTTTAGTTTATCTTCAAGGTAAAGCATTGTATGAAACTAAACAGATATATAATCAAGATTTAATTGAAATAGGAGAAAATAAGTTTATTTTTATAGCACTTTGTGGAGAAAATTTTGATTGGAATATAAATGGATAA